In Glaciimonas sp. PCH181, a single genomic region encodes these proteins:
- the rpsT gene encoding 30S ribosomal protein S20, with product MANTAQARKRARQAVAQNLHNSSQRSTLRTAIKAARKAIAGGDKAAAALVLQKSVSTIDRIADKKIIHKNKAARHKSRLNAALKALAV from the coding sequence ATGGCAAATACCGCACAAGCACGTAAGCGTGCTCGTCAAGCAGTCGCTCAAAACCTGCACAACTCTAGTCAGCGTTCGACTCTGCGTACAGCTATCAAAGCTGCGCGTAAAGCAATTGCTGGTGGCGATAAAGCTGCTGCAGCATTGGTTCTGCAAAAGTCTGTGTCGACTATCGACCGTATTGCAGACAAGAAAATCATTCACAAGAACAAAGCTGCACGTCATAAGAGCCGTTTAAATGCAGCTCTGAAAGCACTGGCAGTTTAA
- the murJ gene encoding murein biosynthesis integral membrane protein MurJ: protein MNLHKTLATVSGMTMLSRIAGLIREILFASTFGASAYTDAFNIAFRIPNLLRRLFAEGAFSQAFVPILGEYKNKKGQDATKHLVDHVATVMIWVMLVTCIIGILASPLLIYFIATGMKNDPNAFNASVVMTRIMFPYIGFMSFVALAGGILNTWHEFKIPALTSVLLNLAFIVASLFVAPYMDQPIYAMALAVLVGGILQVAIQIPALRKIGMMPRIMWNPFVGLRDSGVRRVLKKMGPAVFAVSAAQISLMVNTNIASRLEHGSVSWLSYGDRLMEFPTALLGVALGTILLPSLSKANANADHREYSSLLDWGLRLTFLLALPSAVGLATLSIPLTATLFHHGKFDAISVLMTSRILIAYGVGLIGLIVVKILAPGFYAKQDIKTPVKIAIAVLIVTQLMNSIFVPIFAVAGLALSISIGACMNAGLLLWSLLRRGIYKPEKGWIVYFIRLLGALCLMAAVALWSSDHFDWIGHSSSLARVGALMVILTLCGATYFGSLLAMGFRFRDFKRISH, encoded by the coding sequence ATGAACTTGCATAAAACGCTTGCCACCGTCTCTGGCATGACGATGTTGTCGCGCATAGCGGGATTGATACGCGAAATCTTATTTGCGTCTACTTTTGGTGCTTCAGCCTACACCGACGCCTTCAATATCGCTTTCCGCATTCCTAACTTATTACGTCGCCTGTTTGCAGAAGGCGCTTTCTCCCAGGCTTTCGTGCCTATTCTGGGCGAATACAAAAATAAAAAAGGGCAAGATGCAACCAAACATCTCGTCGATCATGTTGCCACAGTGATGATCTGGGTGATGCTGGTCACCTGCATCATCGGAATTCTTGCATCGCCATTGCTGATTTACTTCATAGCAACAGGGATGAAAAATGATCCGAACGCGTTTAATGCTTCAGTCGTTATGACGCGCATCATGTTCCCCTATATCGGCTTCATGTCATTTGTGGCATTGGCCGGGGGAATCTTAAATACTTGGCATGAATTTAAAATTCCGGCGCTCACATCGGTATTGTTAAACCTCGCATTCATCGTCGCTTCGCTTTTCGTAGCACCGTATATGGACCAACCAATCTATGCGATGGCTTTGGCAGTCTTGGTCGGCGGGATTTTGCAAGTGGCGATTCAAATCCCCGCATTGCGCAAAATCGGGATGATGCCGCGCATTATGTGGAATCCATTTGTCGGCCTACGTGATAGCGGCGTAAGACGCGTACTTAAAAAAATGGGTCCGGCTGTGTTTGCGGTCTCCGCCGCTCAGATCAGCCTGATGGTTAACACAAATATCGCATCACGACTAGAGCACGGCAGCGTCTCATGGCTTTCCTACGGCGATCGCCTGATGGAATTCCCGACTGCCCTGCTAGGCGTTGCGCTCGGCACAATATTGCTACCCAGCCTCTCTAAAGCCAACGCAAACGCGGATCATCGTGAATATTCTTCGTTATTGGATTGGGGCTTGCGCCTTACCTTCTTATTGGCGCTACCTTCCGCCGTTGGGCTTGCCACGCTATCTATCCCCCTGACAGCAACGTTGTTTCATCATGGCAAATTCGATGCCATTTCGGTCTTGATGACTAGCAGAATTTTGATCGCTTACGGTGTTGGTTTGATTGGTTTGATTGTCGTAAAAATTCTGGCCCCGGGCTTTTACGCAAAACAAGACATCAAAACGCCGGTAAAAATTGCTATCGCGGTGTTGATTGTCACGCAGTTGATGAACTCTATTTTTGTTCCCATTTTTGCGGTGGCAGGCTTAGCCCTATCCATCAGTATCGGAGCCTGTATGAACGCTGGCCTGCTACTGTGGAGTCTGTTACGCCGTGGCATTTACAAACCTGAAAAAGGCTGGATCGTCTATTTTATCCGACTGCTTGGTGCGTTATGTCTGATGGCCGCGGTAGCACTATGGAGCTCTGATCACTTTGACTGGATTGGCCATAGCAGCTCTTTAGCGCGAGTTGGCGCGTTGATGGTCATTCTGACGCTCTGCGGCGCCACCTACTTCGGATCGCTGCTTGCAATGGGATTCCGTTTCCGCGACTTCAAACGCATATCCCACTAA
- a CDS encoding cold-shock protein: MATGTVKWFNDSKGFGFITPDDGGEDLFAHFSAIQMNGFKTLKEGQKVQFEVTQGPKGKQASNIQAP; encoded by the coding sequence ATGGCAACAGGTACAGTCAAGTGGTTCAACGACTCTAAAGGCTTCGGCTTTATCACTCCAGATGATGGTGGTGAAGATTTGTTCGCACACTTTTCAGCAATCCAAATGAACGGCTTCAAGACCCTTAAAGAAGGTCAAAAAGTACAGTTCGAAGTCACGCAAGGCCCTAAAGGCAAGCAAGCTTCTAACATTCAAGCACCTTAA
- a CDS encoding ATP-binding cassette domain-containing protein, protein MAVISITNAQLAFGHVALLDRAEFSLDTGERVGLIGRNGTGKSSLLKTIAGVSKLDDGLMVMQQGIKIAYVDQEPHFAPEMSVFDAVASGMGEMQALLNEYDALTGQFGGDDDEAIMERMHVIQSKLDAADAWSLTNKVETTLDRLSLNKDSLMGTLSGGMQKRVALACALVSAPDVLLLDEPTNHLDFSSIMWLEGLLRDYKGSVLFITHDRSFLDNVATRIVELDRGRILSFPGNFTAYQVRKAEQLEIEEVENAKFDKFLAQEEIWIRKGVQARRTRDEGRVRRLEALRLDRNARRDQQGQVKLDVSAGERSGKIVAELTNVGRAFGEKVIVRDFTATILRGDKVGLIGHNGAGKTTLLKLILGEDQPDGGTVKQGTKLQVAYFDQMRAQLDDNASLADTIAPGSDWVEINGQRKHVMTYLNDFLFAPERARSPVKSLSGGERNRLLLARLFAKPANVLVLDEPTNDLDIDTLELLEELLEDYKGTVFLVSHDRTFLDNVVTQVIAAEGDGLWREYVGGYSDWERVRPSPAALAAKVKAETKTEVAQPVAPKQKKLSYKEQRELDELPVLIAKLESEQKAITTQLADADLYIKKPDEVKRLNARFSELDGLLLEALEKWEVIEARNKG, encoded by the coding sequence ATGGCAGTCATTTCTATCACCAATGCGCAGCTTGCGTTCGGTCACGTTGCGTTATTGGATCGCGCTGAATTTTCTCTGGATACAGGGGAGCGGGTCGGGCTGATTGGCCGAAATGGGACCGGTAAATCCTCGTTGCTGAAGACTATCGCTGGCGTTTCTAAGCTGGATGACGGGCTGATGGTGATGCAGCAAGGCATTAAAATCGCTTATGTTGATCAGGAGCCGCATTTTGCGCCCGAAATGTCGGTGTTTGATGCCGTGGCTTCCGGTATGGGAGAAATGCAGGCTCTTTTAAATGAATATGACGCTTTAACCGGTCAGTTTGGTGGCGATGATGACGAAGCCATCATGGAACGCATGCATGTGATTCAGAGCAAGCTCGATGCTGCCGATGCCTGGAGTCTGACGAATAAGGTTGAGACTACGCTAGACCGGTTGAGCCTGAATAAAGATTCGCTGATGGGAACGCTGTCGGGCGGGATGCAAAAACGCGTCGCGTTGGCATGTGCACTTGTCAGCGCACCCGATGTCTTGCTGCTGGATGAGCCAACCAACCATCTGGACTTTAGTTCGATCATGTGGCTTGAGGGTTTGCTGCGCGATTACAAAGGCAGCGTCTTGTTCATTACCCATGATCGTAGTTTCCTGGATAACGTGGCAACCCGCATCGTAGAGCTTGATCGTGGCCGTATTTTGTCTTTTCCCGGTAATTTCACTGCTTATCAAGTACGTAAGGCTGAACAACTGGAAATTGAAGAAGTTGAAAACGCTAAGTTTGATAAATTTCTGGCGCAAGAAGAAATCTGGATTCGTAAAGGTGTGCAAGCACGTCGTACGCGTGATGAAGGCCGTGTGCGGCGTCTGGAGGCGTTGCGTTTGGATCGTAATGCGCGTCGTGACCAGCAGGGACAGGTCAAACTGGATGTGTCGGCGGGCGAGCGATCAGGCAAGATCGTTGCCGAGTTGACAAACGTCGGCAGAGCTTTTGGCGAAAAAGTCATTGTGCGAGATTTCACTGCGACGATTTTGCGTGGCGATAAGGTTGGTTTGATCGGGCATAACGGCGCGGGTAAGACAACATTGTTGAAACTCATTTTGGGTGAGGATCAGCCGGATGGTGGGACGGTCAAGCAAGGGACGAAATTGCAAGTCGCTTATTTCGATCAAATGCGCGCGCAGTTGGATGACAACGCCAGTTTGGCGGACACCATTGCGCCTGGTAGCGATTGGGTGGAGATCAATGGTCAGCGCAAACACGTGATGACCTATCTGAATGACTTTTTATTTGCGCCGGAACGCGCGCGTTCACCGGTCAAATCGTTGTCAGGTGGTGAGCGTAATCGCTTGCTGTTAGCGCGCCTTTTTGCCAAGCCAGCGAATGTACTTGTGCTGGATGAGCCGACCAACGATCTGGATATCGATACGCTGGAATTGCTGGAAGAGTTGCTTGAGGACTATAAAGGCACAGTGTTTCTAGTCAGTCATGACCGAACCTTCCTCGACAATGTGGTGACGCAAGTGATTGCTGCCGAAGGCGATGGACTGTGGCGTGAATACGTTGGCGGTTATAGCGATTGGGAGCGGGTTCGCCCAAGTCCTGCGGCATTGGCTGCTAAAGTTAAAGCAGAGACTAAGACTGAAGTGGCACAGCCAGTCGCACCTAAGCAAAAAAAATTGAGCTATAAAGAGCAGCGTGAACTCGATGAGTTGCCAGTGCTGATTGCAAAGTTGGAGTCCGAGCAAAAGGCGATTACTACGCAGTTGGCTGATGCCGACCTGTATATCAAAAAGCCGGATGAAGTCAAACGCTTGAATGCACGGTTTTCTGAGTTAGACGGTTTGTTGCTTGAAGCACTGGAAAAATGGGAAGTAATTGAAGCGCGTAATAAAGGCTAG
- a CDS encoding SirB1 family protein produces MTISSLDYFTTLVQEANNVPLFEAALAIAQDAYPMLDMAAPQIALDKFANTLRQRIHADASLIKKLQLLNHFFFQELGFAGNVNNYYDPDNSYLHCVITKRRGIPISLAMVYMELAQQIGLTVRGISFPGHFLMKLTVQSGDIVIDPLNGTSLSHEELEERLEPYLSASSHQGHEKRISLQPYLQNAHPHEILARMLRNLKTIFMQGQQWERLLLLQQRLLILLPNDAVELRDRGIAYAHLDCPQAALEDIENYLLQRPQATDADTLREQISELKKACKRLN; encoded by the coding sequence ATGACGATATCTTCTCTAGACTACTTTACGACCCTTGTACAAGAGGCGAACAATGTGCCGCTGTTTGAAGCGGCGCTTGCCATTGCTCAGGACGCCTATCCTATGCTGGATATGGCTGCACCGCAAATCGCGTTAGATAAATTTGCCAATACCTTAAGGCAACGCATTCATGCCGATGCCTCGTTAATAAAAAAATTGCAGCTTCTGAACCACTTCTTTTTCCAAGAGTTGGGTTTCGCAGGGAATGTGAATAATTATTACGATCCGGACAATAGCTATCTGCATTGCGTCATCACCAAACGCCGCGGAATTCCCATTTCTCTGGCAATGGTGTACATGGAATTAGCGCAACAAATCGGCTTAACTGTGCGCGGCATTTCATTTCCGGGTCATTTCCTGATGAAATTGACGGTACAGTCCGGCGACATCGTCATCGACCCGCTGAACGGGACCAGCCTTTCACACGAAGAATTAGAAGAACGATTGGAGCCCTATTTAAGCGCCTCGTCCCATCAAGGTCATGAGAAGAGAATATCGTTACAGCCCTATTTACAAAATGCCCATCCGCATGAAATTTTGGCACGCATGTTGCGTAATCTAAAAACGATATTCATGCAAGGCCAGCAATGGGAGCGGCTTCTGCTGCTGCAACAACGCTTGCTGATCCTGTTGCCGAATGACGCCGTTGAATTACGTGACCGTGGCATCGCCTATGCGCACTTGGATTGTCCTCAAGCGGCTTTGGAAGATATTGAAAACTATTTGCTACAACGACCTCAGGCAACGGATGCCGATACATTGCGCGAGCAAATAAGTGAATTGAAAAAAGCCTGCAAACGACTAAACTAA
- a CDS encoding pseudouridine synthase: MPLILFNKPFQVMCQFSSHPQRETLANYLTIPNIYPAGRLDADSEGLLLLTDDGKLQHRISHPAYKQPKTYLAQVEGIPDKEMLTRLRNGLDLGDFVTQPCEVKQIADPEWLWPRNPPIRERSDKPTSWLALTITEGKNRQVRRMTAAVDLPTLRLVRVAIGKISLESHPLWPGEFREIDPSELTRLQKPS, encoded by the coding sequence ATGCCCCTAATCCTATTCAATAAACCCTTTCAAGTGATGTGCCAATTCTCCTCGCATCCGCAGCGAGAAACCTTGGCCAATTACTTGACCATTCCCAACATCTATCCGGCTGGAAGGCTCGATGCCGATAGTGAGGGGTTACTATTACTCACCGATGACGGCAAGCTACAACATCGCATCAGTCATCCGGCCTATAAACAACCCAAAACTTACTTAGCCCAAGTTGAAGGCATCCCCGATAAGGAAATGCTGACGCGCCTACGAAATGGCCTCGATTTGGGGGATTTTGTGACGCAACCCTGCGAAGTAAAACAAATTGCTGATCCTGAGTGGCTTTGGCCGCGCAATCCGCCAATACGGGAACGTAGCGATAAACCAACTAGTTGGCTGGCACTCACTATTACAGAAGGAAAAAATAGACAAGTTCGCCGCATGACGGCAGCCGTTGACCTACCAACGTTGCGTCTGGTCCGGGTAGCGATCGGCAAAATTTCTTTAGAAAGTCATCCGCTCTGGCCCGGCGAATTCCGCGAAATCGATCCATCTGAACTGACGCGCCTACAAAAACCTAGTTGA
- the icd gene encoding NADP-dependent isocitrate dehydrogenase, whose translation MSQHIKVPVEGKKITVNADYSINVPDNPIIPYIEGDGTGIDISPVMIKVVDAAVAKAYAGKRKISWMEVYAGEKSTNVYGPDVWLPAETLAAIKDYVVSIKGPLTTPVGGGIRSLNVALRQELDLYVCLRPVRYFKGVPSPVREPEKTDMVIFRENSEDIYAGIEWQEGSEGAKKLIDFLINEMGVKKIRFPETSGIGIKPVSREGTERLVRKAIQYAIDNDKPSVTIVHKGNIMKFTEGGFRDWAYALAQKEFGAELIDGGPWAKFKNPKTGRDIIVKDSIADAFLQQILLRPNEYSVIATLNLNGDYISDALAAQVGGIGIAPGANLSDSVAMFEATHGTAPKYAGKDYVNPGSLILSAEMMLRHMGWLEAADLIIASMQKSISSKKVTYDFARLMEGATQVSCSGFGDVLIENM comes from the coding sequence ATGTCCCAACATATTAAAGTGCCTGTTGAAGGCAAAAAAATCACTGTTAACGCTGATTATTCTATCAATGTCCCTGATAACCCGATCATTCCTTACATCGAAGGTGATGGCACCGGCATCGATATTAGCCCGGTCATGATTAAAGTGGTGGATGCTGCGGTTGCCAAAGCTTATGCTGGGAAACGGAAAATTAGTTGGATGGAAGTTTATGCTGGAGAGAAGTCGACTAACGTCTACGGTCCTGACGTGTGGCTTCCGGCGGAAACATTGGCAGCGATCAAAGATTATGTCGTTTCGATCAAAGGTCCATTGACCACACCAGTTGGCGGCGGTATCCGTTCGCTTAACGTTGCGTTGCGTCAGGAACTTGATCTGTACGTTTGCTTGCGCCCGGTTCGTTACTTTAAGGGCGTACCGTCGCCAGTGCGTGAGCCGGAAAAAACCGACATGGTGATTTTCCGTGAGAACTCTGAAGATATTTACGCTGGTATTGAATGGCAAGAAGGTAGCGAAGGCGCCAAGAAGCTGATCGATTTCCTGATCAATGAAATGGGCGTTAAGAAGATTCGCTTCCCGGAGACATCAGGTATCGGCATTAAGCCCGTCTCGCGTGAAGGTACAGAACGCCTGGTGCGCAAGGCGATTCAGTATGCTATCGATAATGATAAGCCATCTGTGACGATCGTTCACAAGGGCAATATCATGAAGTTCACTGAAGGCGGTTTCCGCGACTGGGCATATGCACTTGCACAAAAAGAATTTGGTGCTGAGCTGATTGATGGCGGTCCGTGGGCAAAATTCAAGAATCCTAAGACTGGTCGCGATATCATCGTTAAGGATTCGATTGCCGATGCTTTCCTTCAACAGATTTTGCTCCGTCCAAATGAGTATAGTGTGATTGCTACGCTGAACTTGAACGGTGATTACATTTCTGATGCCTTGGCAGCGCAAGTTGGTGGGATCGGGATTGCGCCAGGTGCTAACTTGTCGGACTCTGTTGCCATGTTCGAGGCAACGCATGGCACTGCGCCTAAATATGCTGGTAAAGATTACGTCAATCCAGGCTCGTTGATTTTGTCGGCTGAAATGATGCTGCGTCATATGGGCTGGCTGGAAGCCGCAGATCTGATCATTGCTTCAATGCAAAAATCGATTTCTTCGAAAAAGGTTACTTATGACTTCGCACGTCTGATGGAGGGAGCGACACAAGTTTCATGCTCAGGATTCGGCGATGTATTGATTGAAAATATGTAA
- a CDS encoding DUF192 domain-containing protein translates to MSRYRASFTAMAFALLSSTVGLFNNAVAQEPQHFPVISLNAGIHLIKAEVASTEAQREQGLMFRKQMATNNGMVFVFDEPAGVCMWMKNTLIPLSVAFLDKNGAIINIEEMKAQTLDSHCAEKAAFYALEMNQNWFKQRNLKPGTVIDGLPRQ, encoded by the coding sequence ATGAGTAGATATCGCGCATCTTTTACTGCCATGGCGTTCGCACTATTGAGCAGCACCGTCGGCCTATTCAACAATGCCGTAGCCCAGGAACCGCAACACTTTCCGGTCATTTCCTTAAATGCCGGGATACACCTAATTAAGGCAGAAGTCGCATCGACTGAGGCACAACGCGAACAAGGGTTGATGTTTCGCAAACAAATGGCGACTAATAACGGCATGGTGTTTGTCTTCGACGAACCCGCTGGCGTGTGTATGTGGATGAAAAATACTTTGATACCGCTATCCGTCGCGTTTCTCGACAAGAATGGCGCGATTATCAATATCGAAGAAATGAAAGCTCAGACGCTCGACTCCCATTGTGCTGAAAAAGCGGCGTTCTATGCTTTAGAAATGAATCAAAACTGGTTTAAGCAACGGAACCTCAAACCCGGCACGGTAATAGATGGCCTGCCTCGACAATAG
- the clpS gene encoding ATP-dependent Clp protease adapter ClpS, which translates to MVTKHEDGTVATRQEQKLKPPPMYQVFLLNDDFTPMEFVVAVIQEYFNKDRETATQIMLKVHREGKGMCGVFSKDIASTKVELVLTHARKAGHPLQCVMEEA; encoded by the coding sequence ATGGTAACCAAGCATGAAGATGGAACGGTAGCGACGCGACAGGAGCAAAAGCTCAAGCCGCCCCCTATGTATCAGGTATTTTTGTTGAATGATGATTTCACTCCAATGGAATTCGTCGTTGCTGTGATTCAAGAGTATTTCAACAAGGATCGGGAGACCGCGACGCAGATTATGCTTAAAGTGCATCGTGAAGGTAAGGGAATGTGTGGCGTGTTTTCTAAAGATATCGCGTCTACAAAAGTCGAATTAGTATTAACGCACGCGCGAAAAGCAGGGCACCCCCTGCAATGCGTAATGGAGGAAGCATGA